A section of the Rhizobium sp. SSA_523 genome encodes:
- a CDS encoding DsbA family protein, whose product MTPFSKLFTALLLAGSAAIAAAPPARALDDRQKEEIGAFIREYLIAHPEVMLEVQDALEKKSQELRAAQSANGIASNKAAIFNSPDDITVGNPQGDVTVVEFFDYNCGYCKRALTDMDEVLAKDKKVRFILKEFPILGPDSMAAHRVANAVRLVAPDKYLTFHRALLGGQARATEETALQVAAMLGIAEADIRQTMADKPNDPQVQATYELANALGISGTPFYVVGDEAVFGAVGHEDLLSKIGNIRSCGKTDC is encoded by the coding sequence ATGACGCCGTTTTCCAAGCTCTTCACCGCGCTCCTGCTTGCCGGCAGTGCCGCGATTGCCGCTGCGCCACCGGCGCGCGCGCTTGATGACCGACAGAAGGAAGAGATCGGCGCCTTCATCCGCGAATATCTCATCGCCCATCCGGAGGTGATGCTGGAAGTGCAGGATGCGCTGGAGAAGAAGAGCCAGGAATTGCGCGCGGCCCAATCGGCGAATGGCATCGCCTCCAACAAGGCCGCAATCTTCAATTCGCCGGATGATATCACTGTCGGCAATCCGCAGGGCGATGTCACGGTGGTCGAGTTCTTCGACTATAATTGCGGCTACTGCAAACGAGCGCTCACCGACATGGATGAAGTCCTGGCGAAGGATAAGAAGGTCCGCTTCATCCTGAAGGAATTCCCGATTCTCGGCCCGGATTCCATGGCGGCGCACCGGGTGGCCAATGCCGTGCGGCTCGTCGCGCCGGACAAATACCTGACCTTCCACCGCGCTTTGCTCGGCGGCCAGGCGCGCGCGACGGAAGAGACGGCCCTGCAGGTCGCCGCCATGCTCGGCATTGCCGAGGCCGATATTCGCCAGACCATGGCCGACAAGCCGAATGATCCGCAGGTGCAGGCGACTTACGAACTTGCCAATGCGCTGGGCATTTCGGGCACGCCTTTCTACGTGGTCGGCGACGAGGCCGTCTTCGGCGCTGTCGGCCACGAGGATCTCCTGTCCAAGATCGGCAATATCCGCAGTTGCGGAAAGACCGATTGCTGA
- the accB gene encoding acetyl-CoA carboxylase biotin carboxyl carrier protein: MSEKKNGIDKGLIRDLANILKDTDLTEIEVEQEDLRIRVSRNIQAPQFVQAALPASYAPQAAPQAAGAPAAAAPAADAGKDRANAVTAPMVGTAYLSPAPGARAFIEVGTMVKEGQTLLIIEAMKTMNQIPAPRSGKVTEIIVNDAQPVEYGEPLVIIE, from the coding sequence ATGTCTGAGAAGAAGAACGGTATCGACAAGGGGTTGATCCGCGACCTGGCGAACATCCTGAAGGATACGGATCTCACCGAGATCGAAGTGGAGCAGGAAGATCTGCGCATTCGCGTTTCGCGCAATATCCAGGCACCGCAATTCGTCCAGGCTGCGCTTCCTGCATCCTACGCGCCGCAGGCCGCTCCCCAGGCTGCCGGCGCCCCGGCGGCAGCCGCTCCGGCCGCCGATGCCGGCAAGGATCGCGCCAATGCGGTAACGGCGCCGATGGTGGGCACCGCCTATCTGTCCCCCGCCCCCGGCGCACGCGCCTTCATCGAAGTGGGGACCATGGTCAAGGAAGGCCAGACCCTTCTCATCATCGAAGCCATGAAGACCATGAACCAGATCCCTGCACCCCGCTCCGGCAAGGTGACGGAAATCATCGTCAACGATGCGCAGCCGGTCGAATATGGCGAGCCGCTCGTCATCATCGAGTGA
- a CDS encoding ribonuclease E/G: MADKMLIDASHQEETRVVVVRGNRIEEFDFESQHKKQIRGNIYLAKVTRVEPSLQAAFVDYGGNRHGFLAFAEIHPDYYQIPLADRQALIQAEMEDQRKHADHDLEPAVDLSKMEQPDVGIVAQVDAALGTPDEEPAGGEPAAEAAAAAPDGAEDEAAAETVAAEKPKAKPRRSRARKKVAEPAADAATDAATAADADTQSSAPSDAQSGAEGDTDAQANGNAQADGEARSDVDAEDDSTPDSMAAMIETDAISENVRGRRRDDDDDDDDDHEKEEIESVGAEDAMEEVPDRVFRKQRKQYRIQEVIKRRQILLVQVAKEERGNKGAALTTYLSLAGRYSVLMPNTARGGGISRKITNPTDRKRLKEIARELEVPQGMGVILRTAGANRTRVEIKRDFEYLMRLWENVRTLTLNSIAPCLVYEEGSLIKRSIRDLYNKDISEIIVAGEDGYREAKDFMKMLMPSHAKVVQPYRDLHPIFSRSGIEAQLDRMLQPQVTLKSGGYLIINQTEALVAIDVNSGRSTREHSIEETALQTNLEAAEEVARQLRLRDLAGLIVIDFIDMEEKRNNRSVEKKLKDCLKNDRARIQVGRISHFGLLEMSRQRIRASVLESTTQICSHCGGTGHVRSQSSVALHVLRGVEEYLLKNTTHDITVRTTPEIALYILNQKRGTVVDYEKRFGVSIVIEADTDLSAVHFAIDRGEAVANPVRIESLMQFAAIPEDEDDDDIAIIEEDDEEEIEAAAPASAPEARAEDENGNRKRKRRRRRRSRGRNGEQSELNAADQGDEAGDEEDSEGDEDDDAVASAAGDAGDPDGDSEESQRRKRRRRGKRGGRRNRQGEDGALDASDADGDETGEEAGEEAGDEAGDDLANRDQDEGAAAGSGKDSGIAAASAGETALDAVAGAPETDDKPVKPRRTRRGKATIGKDAATDTPSVAVAADAAPLDAGPSLDTGPSLDTGPALETGSAEAAATEASAGASSEASASSDTTDAEQAEAGAADVSDASPADETGDAAMAASEVAAADETGSTAEEAVADEQKQRANRASSMGTSEPVLRSQNPKETDGEPGDSAKPKKAGWWQRRGFL; the protein is encoded by the coding sequence ATGGCAGACAAAATGCTTATCGACGCGTCTCATCAAGAGGAGACACGCGTAGTCGTCGTTCGGGGCAACCGGATTGAAGAATTCGACTTTGAGTCGCAACACAAGAAACAGATCCGCGGCAATATCTATCTGGCGAAGGTGACGCGAGTCGAACCCTCGCTGCAGGCCGCCTTCGTCGATTACGGCGGCAACCGCCACGGCTTCCTGGCCTTCGCCGAAATTCATCCCGATTACTACCAGATTCCGCTGGCCGACCGCCAGGCGCTCATCCAGGCGGAGATGGAAGATCAGCGCAAGCACGCCGATCACGATCTCGAACCGGCTGTCGACCTGTCCAAGATGGAACAGCCCGATGTCGGCATCGTCGCACAGGTCGATGCGGCCCTCGGCACGCCCGACGAAGAGCCGGCCGGTGGTGAGCCGGCCGCCGAGGCGGCAGCTGCCGCGCCGGACGGCGCCGAAGACGAGGCCGCCGCTGAGACGGTCGCGGCTGAAAAGCCGAAGGCCAAGCCGCGCAGAAGCCGTGCGCGCAAGAAGGTTGCAGAGCCCGCCGCCGATGCTGCGACGGACGCGGCCACCGCGGCAGATGCGGACACGCAGTCCAGTGCCCCGTCGGATGCACAGTCCGGCGCAGAGGGCGATACGGACGCACAGGCGAATGGGAACGCACAGGCGGATGGGGAAGCCCGATCCGATGTGGATGCCGAGGATGACAGCACGCCCGACAGCATGGCTGCGATGATCGAGACCGACGCCATTTCCGAAAACGTTCGCGGCCGCCGTCGCGATGACGACGATGATGACGATGACGATCACGAGAAGGAAGAAATCGAATCGGTTGGCGCCGAAGACGCCATGGAGGAGGTTCCCGATCGCGTGTTCCGCAAGCAGCGGAAGCAGTATCGCATTCAGGAGGTCATCAAGCGCCGGCAGATCCTGCTGGTGCAGGTGGCCAAGGAAGAGCGCGGCAATAAGGGCGCGGCGCTGACCACCTATCTCTCGCTCGCCGGCCGCTATTCGGTCCTGATGCCCAACACGGCGCGTGGCGGCGGGATTTCCCGCAAGATCACCAATCCGACGGACCGCAAGCGCCTGAAGGAAATCGCCCGCGAGCTGGAAGTGCCGCAGGGCATGGGCGTGATCCTGCGCACGGCGGGTGCCAACCGCACGCGCGTCGAAATCAAACGCGACTTCGAATATCTGATGCGTCTTTGGGAAAATGTCCGGACGCTGACGCTGAATTCGATCGCCCCCTGCCTCGTCTATGAAGAAGGCTCGCTGATCAAGCGGTCCATCCGCGATCTTTACAACAAGGATATTTCCGAGATCATCGTCGCCGGCGAAGACGGCTATCGTGAAGCGAAAGACTTCATGAAGATGCTGATGCCGAGCCATGCCAAGGTGGTTCAGCCCTATCGCGATCTGCATCCGATCTTCTCGCGCTCCGGCATCGAGGCGCAGCTCGACCGCATGCTGCAGCCGCAGGTCACCCTGAAATCGGGTGGCTATCTGATCATCAACCAGACCGAAGCGCTGGTGGCGATCGATGTGAACTCGGGACGGTCGACCCGCGAGCATTCGATCGAGGAAACGGCGCTGCAGACCAATCTGGAGGCTGCGGAGGAAGTGGCGCGTCAGCTTCGCCTGCGTGACCTTGCCGGTCTTATCGTGATCGACTTCATCGACATGGAAGAGAAGCGCAACAATCGCTCCGTCGAGAAGAAGCTCAAGGATTGCCTGAAGAACGACCGCGCCCGCATCCAGGTCGGCCGGATCTCGCATTTCGGCCTTCTGGAAATGTCGCGCCAGCGCATCCGTGCCAGCGTTCTGGAATCGACGACGCAGATCTGCTCGCATTGCGGCGGAACAGGCCATGTGCGCTCGCAGTCGTCTGTGGCGCTCCACGTGCTGCGTGGCGTCGAAGAATATTTGTTGAAGAACACGACCCACGACATCACCGTGCGCACCACGCCGGAGATTGCGCTCTACATTCTCAACCAGAAGCGCGGAACCGTGGTGGATTACGAGAAGCGCTTCGGCGTTTCCATCGTCATCGAAGCCGATACGGATCTGTCTGCCGTGCATTTCGCCATTGATCGTGGCGAGGCGGTGGCCAATCCGGTCCGCATCGAGAGCCTGATGCAGTTCGCCGCCATTCCCGAGGATGAGGACGATGACGACATCGCGATCATCGAGGAGGATGACGAAGAAGAGATCGAAGCCGCTGCCCCGGCCAGCGCGCCGGAGGCCCGTGCCGAAGACGAAAACGGCAATCGCAAGCGCAAGCGCCGCCGTCGTCGTCGCAGCCGTGGCCGCAATGGCGAGCAGTCGGAGCTGAACGCCGCAGACCAGGGCGATGAGGCCGGCGACGAAGAGGATTCCGAAGGCGACGAGGATGACGACGCCGTGGCATCGGCTGCGGGCGATGCCGGCGATCCGGATGGCGACAGCGAAGAGAGCCAGCGCCGCAAGCGCCGTCGCCGCGGCAAGCGTGGCGGACGCCGCAACCGCCAGGGCGAAGACGGCGCGCTGGACGCATCCGATGCGGATGGTGACGAGACTGGCGAGGAAGCCGGTGAAGAGGCCGGTGACGAGGCAGGCGACGATCTCGCGAACCGCGACCAGGACGAAGGCGCCGCAGCCGGTTCCGGCAAGGATAGCGGCATTGCCGCAGCCTCTGCGGGCGAGACAGCGCTCGATGCTGTGGCGGGCGCCCCCGAAACGGACGACAAGCCGGTGAAGCCGCGCCGCACACGTCGCGGCAAGGCAACGATCGGCAAGGATGCAGCCACAGACACGCCGTCTGTCGCCGTAGCGGCCGATGCGGCGCCGCTCGACGCCGGGCCTTCTCTCGACACCGGGCCTTCTCTCGACACCGGGCCTGCGCTTGAGACCGGCTCCGCCGAAGCAGCGGCCACCGAGGCATCTGCGGGGGCAAGCTCTGAAGCAAGCGCTTCTTCCGACACCACCGATGCAGAGCAGGCGGAAGCCGGCGCGGCCGATGTTTCGGACGCATCCCCGGCTGACGAGACCGGCGACGCTGCCATGGCGGCTTCCGAGGTCGCGGCCGCTGACGAGACGGGTTCTACCGCCGAAGAGGCTGTGGCAGACGAGCAGAAGCAGCGGGCCAATCGTGCCTCCAGCATGGGTACTTCCGAGCCTGTCTTGCGGTCGCAGAACCCCAAGGAGACGGATGGCGAGCCTGGCGACAGCGCAAAGCCCAAGAAGGCGGGCTGGTGGCAGCGCCGCGGCTTCCTCTAA
- the aroQ gene encoding type II 3-dehydroquinate dehydratase yields MSKTIFVLNGPNLNMLGKREPGIYGGQTLKDIEANCVAAGETLGFSVECFQSNHEGVLVDRLHEADERAAGVIINPGAYGHTSIALHDAIRAIRVPVVEVHISNIHAREEFRHKSMIAPAAKGMICGFGPQGYVLALHALRDITS; encoded by the coding sequence ATGAGCAAGACCATCTTCGTCCTCAACGGACCGAACCTGAACATGCTGGGCAAACGCGAACCTGGTATTTATGGCGGCCAGACGCTGAAGGATATCGAGGCCAATTGCGTGGCGGCCGGCGAGACGCTGGGCTTCTCTGTGGAGTGCTTCCAGAGCAATCACGAGGGCGTCCTGGTCGACAGGCTGCACGAGGCCGATGAACGCGCCGCCGGCGTGATCATCAATCCCGGCGCCTATGGCCATACCTCGATTGCCCTGCATGATGCGATCCGCGCCATCCGGGTGCCGGTGGTGGAGGTTCACATCTCCAATATTCATGCCCGGGAAGAATTCCGTCACAAGTCGATGATTGCACCTGCAGCCAAGGGCATGATCTGCGGATTTGGCCCGCAAGGCTACGTGCTGGCACTGCATGCCCTGCGCGACATCACAAGCTAA
- the accC gene encoding acetyl-CoA carboxylase biotin carboxylase subunit has translation MISKILIANRGEIALRVLRACKELGIATVAVHSTADANAMHVRLADESVCIGPPPSRDSYLNIHQIVAACEITGADAVHPGYGFLSENAKFADILEAHGITFIGPTAEHIRLMGDKITAKQTAVELGIPVVPGSAGEVTQENALETARQIGFPVLIKATAGGGGRGMKVAKTEADLDEAFNTARTEASAAFGNAAVYMEKYLGKPRHIEVQVVGDGAGNAIHLGERDCSLQRRHQKVWEEANSPALNVEQRMKIGQICADAMEKMKYRGAGTVEFLYENGEFYFIEMNTRLQVEHPITEAITGIDLVHEQIRVASGAGLSVTQDEITFSGHAIECRINAEDPRTFVPSPGTITHFHAPGGLGVRVDSGAYAGYKIPPYYDSLIGKLIVHGRTRVECMMRLRRVLDEFVVDGIKTTLPLFQDLVSNQDIANGDYDIHWLENYLANDKPQG, from the coding sequence ATGATTTCCAAGATCCTCATAGCCAATCGCGGCGAGATCGCACTGCGCGTCCTTCGGGCCTGCAAGGAGCTCGGCATCGCAACTGTGGCCGTTCACTCGACCGCCGATGCCAATGCCATGCATGTCCGGCTTGCCGACGAAAGCGTGTGCATCGGTCCTCCGCCCTCGCGAGACAGCTATCTCAACATTCATCAGATCGTTGCCGCCTGCGAGATCACCGGCGCCGATGCCGTGCATCCGGGGTACGGCTTCCTGTCGGAAAACGCCAAGTTCGCCGATATTCTTGAAGCGCACGGCATCACCTTCATCGGACCGACGGCGGAGCATATTCGCCTGATGGGCGACAAGATCACCGCCAAGCAGACCGCCGTCGAGCTCGGCATCCCGGTCGTGCCCGGCTCTGCCGGCGAGGTGACGCAGGAAAACGCGCTGGAAACGGCGCGCCAGATCGGCTTCCCGGTCCTCATCAAGGCGACCGCCGGCGGCGGCGGACGCGGCATGAAGGTGGCCAAGACAGAAGCCGATCTCGACGAGGCCTTCAATACGGCCCGTACCGAAGCCTCTGCCGCCTTCGGCAATGCTGCGGTCTACATGGAGAAATATCTCGGCAAGCCGCGCCATATCGAGGTGCAGGTGGTGGGCGACGGCGCCGGCAATGCCATCCATCTCGGCGAACGTGACTGCTCGCTGCAGCGGCGCCACCAGAAGGTGTGGGAAGAGGCCAATTCTCCGGCGCTCAACGTCGAGCAGCGGATGAAGATCGGCCAGATCTGCGCCGACGCGATGGAGAAGATGAAATATCGCGGCGCCGGAACCGTCGAGTTTCTGTACGAGAATGGCGAATTCTACTTCATTGAAATGAATACGCGCCTGCAGGTGGAGCATCCGATCACGGAGGCCATTACCGGCATCGATCTCGTTCACGAGCAGATCCGTGTCGCCTCCGGAGCCGGCCTGTCGGTCACCCAGGACGAGATCACCTTTTCCGGCCATGCCATCGAATGCCGCATCAATGCGGAAGATCCGCGGACGTTCGTGCCCTCGCCCGGTACGATCACGCATTTCCATGCCCCGGGCGGTCTTGGCGTTCGCGTCGATTCGGGCGCCTATGCCGGCTACAAGATCCCGCCTTATTACGACAGCCTGATCGGCAAGCTGATCGTGCACGGACGCACGCGCGTCGAATGCATGATGCGTCTTCGCCGTGTTCTCGACGAATTCGTCGTGGACGGTATCAAGACGACGTTGCCGCTGTTCCAGGATCTGGTGTCCAACCAGGATATTGCGAATGGCGATTACGACATTCACTGGCTCGAGAACTACCTGGCTAACGACAAGCCGCAAGGATAA
- a CDS encoding N-acetylmuramoyl-L-alanine amidase — MASMPVARATDSGEPDTLLAFSARIAGDDARSRVVIDFDGKPDFSVHYVSSPERIVIDLPATAFGFPASDLAPRGLFKDIRYGAMGEGSARIVFTPNRPVKLALAEVQKNEGHGYRLVLDAEMTTPEVVAELVKTQRWTEADPARGAGSGADAMSDPARDAIFAIAVDAGHGGIDSGATGIKSGTPEKEITLAFAKILTEDLNRQAGVKAFMTRRNDTFLSLSQRVTLARQGGADLFISLHADTLGQKAIRGATVYTLSDTASDRMAAALATRENLSDELAGFSIESGPPEVADILLDLARRETQAFSISLANRVVNAFDGQIGLINNPHRSAGFQVLRAPDIPSILLELGFLSNEEDEKLLLDPAWRAKVAQRLVDAVMTYRQQTVAGGG; from the coding sequence ATGGCGTCGATGCCCGTGGCCAGGGCGACCGATAGCGGCGAGCCGGATACGCTGCTCGCCTTTTCGGCCCGAATCGCAGGCGACGATGCGCGCAGCCGGGTGGTCATCGATTTCGACGGCAAGCCGGATTTCTCCGTTCACTATGTCTCCTCGCCCGAGCGGATCGTCATCGATCTTCCGGCCACGGCTTTCGGCTTTCCGGCCTCCGACCTCGCGCCGCGCGGCCTGTTCAAGGATATTCGCTACGGCGCGATGGGTGAGGGGAGCGCGAGAATCGTCTTCACCCCCAACCGGCCGGTCAAGCTGGCGCTGGCTGAGGTGCAGAAGAATGAGGGGCACGGCTACCGGCTGGTGCTCGACGCCGAAATGACGACGCCGGAGGTGGTGGCCGAGCTTGTGAAGACGCAGCGCTGGACCGAGGCGGATCCTGCGCGGGGCGCGGGATCCGGCGCGGATGCGATGAGCGATCCGGCTCGTGACGCAATCTTCGCGATTGCCGTGGATGCCGGGCACGGCGGCATTGATTCGGGCGCCACGGGGATCAAGAGCGGCACGCCGGAAAAGGAGATCACGCTTGCTTTCGCAAAAATCCTGACCGAGGACCTCAACCGGCAGGCCGGGGTGAAGGCCTTCATGACGCGGCGCAACGATACATTCCTCTCGCTGTCGCAGCGGGTGACGCTGGCACGCCAGGGCGGGGCGGACCTGTTCATCTCGCTGCATGCCGATACGCTGGGACAGAAGGCGATTCGCGGGGCGACCGTCTATACGCTCTCCGACACCGCGTCCGACCGCATGGCGGCAGCGCTTGCCACGCGTGAAAACCTCTCCGACGAGCTTGCCGGCTTTTCGATTGAATCCGGGCCGCCGGAAGTCGCCGACATTCTTCTCGATCTTGCACGACGCGAAACGCAGGCCTTTTCGATCTCGCTGGCGAACCGGGTCGTCAACGCCTTCGACGGCCAGATCGGACTGATCAACAATCCGCACCGCTCAGCCGGTTTCCAGGTGCTGCGGGCGCCGGATATTCCCTCGATCCTGCTCGAACTGGGCTTCTTGAGCAATGAAGAGGACGAAAAGCTCCTGCTCGATCCAGCATGGCGGGCAAAGGTCGCGCAACGGCTCGTGGATGCGGTGATGACCTATCGCCAGCAGACGGTGGCCGGCGGCGGCTGA